A window of the Nocardia sp. NBC_01329 genome harbors these coding sequences:
- a CDS encoding phospholipase D-like domain-containing protein → MTVTRDLRESGESPLPTDADTATARMRRRLERLLGVAATEGNRLVALRNGDEIFPAMLSAVDAAEHTIDMMTFVYWQGEIARRFARALAERAEAGVRVRLLLDGFGSRSIEKELLTMMERAGVQIAWFRKPLHLSPLQQNHRCHRKVLVVDERCAFTGGVGIAEEWCGDARDEHEWRDTHVQVEGPAVDGVAAAFAQNWAECHDELFDDRDRFTAQAPAGSAIVQVVRGSAGVGWQDMQTLLRVVIESAEQRLRLATAYFAPDEYFVELLCAAARRGVEVEILLPGPYTDKRVCQLAGQHFYSALLACGVRILQYQPTMMHAKVITVDGIAALIGSTNFNRRSLDHDEEIMLVALDRQFTATLDGQFDTDKRVSEPIEEKRWHRRSPWQRVKEAAVRPIRRYL, encoded by the coding sequence ATGACCGTTACCCGAGATCTGCGGGAGTCCGGCGAATCGCCGCTGCCCACAGACGCCGACACCGCGACTGCGCGTATGCGCAGGCGGCTGGAGCGGCTTCTCGGAGTGGCCGCCACCGAGGGCAACAGGCTGGTCGCGCTCCGCAACGGTGACGAGATCTTCCCGGCGATGCTGAGCGCCGTCGACGCGGCCGAGCACACCATCGACATGATGACCTTCGTGTACTGGCAGGGCGAGATCGCGCGCCGGTTCGCCCGCGCGCTCGCCGAGCGCGCCGAAGCCGGCGTCCGCGTGCGCCTGTTACTCGACGGTTTCGGCAGCCGGTCGATCGAGAAGGAACTCCTGACGATGATGGAGCGGGCGGGTGTGCAGATCGCGTGGTTCCGGAAACCGCTGCACCTGTCACCGCTCCAGCAGAACCATCGCTGTCACCGCAAAGTTCTCGTCGTCGACGAACGTTGCGCGTTCACCGGTGGGGTGGGCATCGCCGAAGAATGGTGCGGTGACGCGCGCGACGAGCACGAATGGCGCGATACCCACGTCCAGGTCGAGGGCCCGGCGGTGGACGGAGTCGCGGCCGCCTTCGCCCAGAACTGGGCCGAATGCCATGACGAACTCTTCGACGACCGCGACCGCTTCACCGCACAGGCGCCTGCCGGTTCGGCGATCGTGCAGGTGGTTCGCGGTTCGGCCGGCGTCGGCTGGCAGGATATGCAGACACTGCTACGAGTGGTCATCGAATCGGCCGAGCAACGGCTGCGGCTGGCCACTGCCTACTTCGCACCGGACGAGTACTTCGTCGAACTGCTCTGCGCCGCCGCCCGGCGCGGGGTCGAAGTCGAGATCCTGCTGCCCGGCCCGTATACCGACAAACGCGTCTGCCAGTTGGCCGGTCAGCATTTCTACAGCGCCCTGCTCGCCTGTGGCGTGCGAATTCTGCAGTATCAGCCGACGATGATGCACGCCAAGGTCATCACTGTGGACGGGATCGCGGCCCTGATCGGTTCGACGAACTTCAACCGCCGCTCGCTGGACCACGACGAGGAGATCATGCTCGTAGCCCTGGACCGGCAGTTCACCGCGACCCTCGACGGGCAGTTCGACACCGACAAGAGAGTCAGCGAACCGATCGAGGAAAAGCGATGGCATCGTCGTTCGCCCTGGCAGCGTGTCAAGGAAGCCGCGGTCCGGCCGATTCGCCGCTATCTGTGA